The Camelina sativa cultivar DH55 chromosome 14, Cs, whole genome shotgun sequence genome includes a window with the following:
- the LOC104741238 gene encoding uncharacterized protein LOC104741238 has protein sequence MNLLKTIQYQSTISQFYRFAPTHSFASSSSSSLSLSQQRPRISLVSISNRSCFAISSVSGASISGFQEDGKKEEAVEEGDEVVYQKTLRLVECAMFAAVTGLVYFLSNSLAIENYFGCFFSLPIVISSIRWNIAGGRKTMVATVMLLFILSGPVKALTYFLTHGLVGLALGSLWRMGASWRLSIFLCTMVRAFGLIGYVLTSSFLIRENILAVITINIHAALSYAFTAMGLNIMPSMSFIYMIFGTVLLLNSGFFVLLLHLLYSIFLTRLGMKSSFRLPAWLDKAI, from the exons ATGAATCTCCTCAAAACGATTCAATACCAGTCCACCATTTCTCAATTTTACCGTTTTGCCCCTACGCactcctttgcttcttcttcgtcttcttctctgtcACTCTCTCAACAAAGACCCAGAATCTCTCTAGTTTCTATCTCTAACCGAAGCTGTTTCGCAATCTCGAGCGTCTCCGGTGCTTCGATTTCAGGTTTTCAAGAGGatgggaaaaaagaagaagccgTGGAGGAGGGAGATGAAGTGGTTTACCAGAAAACGCTGAGATTAGTGGAGTGTGCCATGTTCGCTGCCGTCACAGGCCTCGTTTACTTTCTCAGCAATTCTCTCGCCATTGAG AACTACTTCGGGTGTTTCTTCTCGCTGCCAATTGTGATATCTTCGATAAGATGGAATATTGCAGGAGGCAGGAAGACAATG gTTGCTACTGTAATGCTGTTGTTCATATTATCAGGTCCGGTCAAAGCATTAACTTACTTT CTTACTCATGGTCTTGTTGGGCTTGCACTAGGATCCTTGTGGAG GATGGGGGCAAGCTGGCGTCTCTCGATTTTCTTGTGCACAATG GTTCGAGCATTTGGTCTCATAGGCTATGTTCTGACATCATCGTTTTTAATAAGAGAAAACATTCTCGCTGTG ATCACAATTAACATCCACGCCGCTCTCTCTTATGCTTTCACGGCCATGGGCCTGAACATAATGCCTTCAATGAGCttcatttatatgatatttggGACAGTG CTGTTGCTAAACAGTGGATTCTTTGTGCTGTTGCTGCATCTGCTATACTCCATCTTCCTCACAAGACTCGGAATGAAATCCTCGTTCAGATTACCAGCTTGGTTAGACAAAGCTATATGA
- the LOC104741239 gene encoding importin-9-like → MVVDQDQQWLLGCLSASLDPNQNVRSFAETSLNQASLQPGFGSALCRVAANKDLSVGLRQLAAVLLKQFIKKHWRENEEAFEYPLVSSEEKALIRGQLLGSLDDFHRKICTAISMDISSIATYDWPEEWPELVPFLLRLISDPNNINGVHGALRCLALLSGELDDKEVPTLVPVLFPCLHAVVSSPQSYDKYIRGKALSIVYSCISVLGAMSGVYKTETTTLVMPVLKVWMNQFSLILEHPVQREDPDDWTLRMEVLKCLNQFVQNFPVLIESELLAIMRPLWHTFESSLQVYLRSSIEGAEDSYDGRYDSDGEEKSLDTFVIQLFEFLSTIVSSRRLAKTISGNVRELVYQTIGFLQITEQQVHTWSMDVNQFVADEDEGSYSCRISGILLLEEVINTFGSEGINAVVDATGKRFQESQGEKAAGSPAWWRIKEAALFTLASLADQLVEAEDLRTDPANLAKFVEQMIMEDTGIGYHECPFLYSRIFTAVAKFSSVINPGILEHFLNASVRAINMDVPPPVKVGACRALLQLLPDMNRSVILPQIMNLFSSLTDLLHQASDETLVLVLETLQQAIKAGHEASGSIESIISPVILNLWVAHVSDPFMSIDVIDVLEAIKNSPGCLHPLTSRILPFIGPILNKPHQQPEGLASGSLDLLTMLLKGAPSDIVKSAYDFCFDAVIRIILHSEDHSELQNATECLAAFISSGRQELLTWSGDPAFTMRSLLDATSRLLNPDLECSGSLFAGKYILQLILHLPSEMAPHVQDLVAALVRRLQSAEMSALKGSLLLIFARLVHMSFPNVNQFINLLVSIPADGHENSFTYVMTEWTKQQGEIQSAYQIKVTTSALALLLSTRHSEFAKVNVPGSPIQSNGGITTRSKSRSALDQWTIIPLPMKILALLADTLIEIQEQVLNSEDEDSEWEEVHEGDAKAEKDLLRSAGASQFSKPTFDQLEAMARFENQDDEVDDHLLGTDPLNEINLASYVADFLLKFSSEDRTLFDNLCQGLTNEQRNVIHMALNR, encoded by the exons ATGGTGGTCGACCAAGATCAGCAATGGCTGCTAGGTTGCTTATCAGCTAGTCTTGACCCTAACCAAAACGTTCGTTCTTTCGCTGAGACCTCGCTCAATCAGGCTTCTCTTCAACCAG GGTTTGGCAGTGCATTGTGCAGGGTTGCTGCTAACAAAGACCTCTCTGTGGGATTGCGTCAA CTAGCTGCTGTCCTGTTAAAGCAGTTCATTAAAAAACATTGGCGAGAGAATGAGGAGGCTTTTGAATATCCTCTTGTCTCAAGTGAGGAAAAG GCTCTTATTCGAGGACAACTGTTGGGCTCACTTGATGACTTTCATCGGAAAATATGTACAGCTATTAGTATGGACATATCTTCAATTGCCACATATGATTGGCCAGAAGAGTGGCCTGAGCTAGTGCCTTTTCTCCTGAGGTTGATTAGCGATCCAAATAACATTAATGGAG TTCATGGAGCTTTGAGGTGTTTGGCTCTTCTCTCTGGTGAATTGGATGACAAAGAGGTTCCTACGCTTGTACCTGTGTTGTTTCCTTGCTTGCATGCAGTCGTATCCTCTCCTCAG AGCTATGACAAGTATATTCGAGGAAAAGCCCTTTCAATTGTTTATTCATGTATATCTGTTCTTGGAGCAATGAGTGGTGTGTACAAG ACGGAAACTACTACTTTGGTGATGCCTGTGCTTAAGGTTTGGATGAATCAGTTTTCACTTATATTGGAACATCCTGTGCAACGTGAGGATCCTGATGATTGGACTTTAAGAATGGAG GTCTTGAAGTGCTTGAATCAGTTTGTACAGAATTTCCCAGTTCTCATCGAAAGTGAATTGCTGG CTATTATGAGGCCATTGTGGCACACATTTGAGTCATCTCTACAAGTCTATCTTCGATCGTCAATTGAAGGTGCTGAAGATTCATATGATGGAAGATATGATTCAGATGGTGAAGAGAAGAGTCTTGACACTTTTGTCATCCAG CTATTTGAGTTTCTGTCAACCATCGTTAGCAGTAGAAGACTGGCAAAG ACCATTTCCGGTAATGTCAGAGAGTTGGTATATCAAACCATCGGTTTCCTGCAGATTACAGAACAACAG GTACATACTTGGTCCATGGATGTTAATCAGTTTGTAGCCGATGAAGATGAGGGTAGCTACAGTTGTCGCATATCAG GAATACTTTTGTTGGAGGAAGTTATCAATACTTTTGGTAGTGAAGGGATCAATGCTGTTGTAGATGCTACCGGAAAACGGTTCCAAGAGTCTCAAGGTGAAAAGGCAGCTGGTTCTCCGGCCTGGTGGAGA ATAAAAGAAGCTGCTCTCTTTACTTTGGCTTCTCTTGCTGATCAACTTGTTGAAGCTGAG GACTTGAGAACTGACCCTGCCAATTTAGCGAAATTTGTTGAGCAAATGATTATGGAAGATACTGGAATTG GGTATCATGAATGTCCGTTCCTTTATTCCCGCATATTTACAGCTGTTGCTAAGTTCTCTTCTGtg ATCAACCCTGGAATTCTTGAGCACTTCCTCAATGCTTCTGTTAGAGCAATAAACATGGACGT GCCACCACCTGTAAAAGTAGGCGCATGTCGGGCACTTTTGCAGCTCCTACCCGATATGAACCGTTCAGTTATTCTGCCTCAGATCATGAATTTATTCTCATCTCTCACTGATCTTCTCCATCAG gCTTCAGATGAGACTTTGGTTTTGGTACTTGAAACTCTTCAACAAGCAATTAAAGCTG GCCATGAAGCATCAGGTTCAATAGAGTCTATTATCTCTCCAGTGATTCTTAATTTGTGGGTGGCACATGTATCGGATCCCTTTATGAGTATCGATGTAATTGACGTCCTGGag GCAATAAAGAATTCACCTGGCTGCCTTCATCCACTGACATCAAGAATTTTACCATTCATTGGACCAATTTTAAATAAG CCACATCAGCAGCCTGAAGGACTAGCGAGTGGATCCTTGGATCTTTTAACTATGCTTCTTAAG GGTGCCCCAAGTGATATAGTGAAAAGTGCGTATGACTTTTGCTTTGATGCTGTCATTCGTATCATACTCCACAGTGAGGATCATAGTGAACTACAG AACGCGACAGAATGTCTGGCAGCTTTTATATCTAGTGGAAGACAGGAGTTGCTCACTTGGAGTGGTGATCCCGCTTTTACCATGAGAAGTTTGCTTGATGCAACTTCTAG GCTTCTTAACCCTGATCTGGAATGTTCTGGATCTCTCTTTGCTGGGAAGTACATTCTGCAGCTTATCTTGCATCTTCCATCAGAGATGGCACCCCATGTCCAGGATCTGGTTGCTGCTCTTGTAAGACGGTTGCAGTCTGCTGAAATGTCCGCTTTGAAAGGCTCATTGCTACTGATTTTTGCCAGATTG GTTCACATGAGTTTTCCGAATGTCAATCAATTTATCAATCTGCTTGTTAGCATACCCGCTGATGGCCATGAAAATTCATTTACCTATGTTATGACAGAATGGACTAAACAACAAG GGGAGATACAATCCGCATATCAAATCAAAGTCACAACTTCAGCTCTGGCCTTGCTACTGTCCACTAGACATTCTGAATTCGCAAAGGTCAATGTCCCAGGCAGTCCGATTCAG TCCAATGGTGGCATAACCACTCGCTCAAAATCTAGATCAGCTCTTGATCAATGGACCATTATCCCTCTACCCATGAAG ATACTGGCTTTACTAGCTGATACATTGATTGAAATTCAAGAGCAAGTTTTGAATAGTGAAGATGAG GATAGCGAATGGGAAGAAGTCCATGAAGGAGACGCTAAAGCTGAGAAAGACTTGCTACGTTCAGCTGGTGCCTCCCAATTCAGCAAACCCACATTTGACCAACTTGAAGCAATGGCTCGTTTCGAG AACCAAGACGATGAGGTTGATGACCACCTACTTGGTACCGACCCCCTTAATGAG ATTAATCTGGCTAGTTACGTGGCTGATTTTTTGTTGAAGTTTTCGAGTGAAGACCGGACTCTGTTTGATAATCTTTGTCAG GGCTTAACAAATGAGCAAAGAAACGTGATCCATATGGCATTGAACCGCTAG